The following coding sequences are from one Gossypium hirsutum isolate 1008001.06 chromosome A12, Gossypium_hirsutum_v2.1, whole genome shotgun sequence window:
- the LOC107934495 gene encoding uncharacterized protein produces MVLYKQKKSQGPKGNRLLVSITVLGSAGPIRFVVNEEELVSSVIDTALKAYAREGRRPVLGSAISDFFLYCPSAGSDALNPWETIGSQGARNFILCRKPSNEKMEDDGRSANSITGKGSGNWKAWINKSLNLKISSHY; encoded by the exons atggtGCTTTACAAGCAGAAGAAGAGCCAGGGTCCTAAGGGCAACAGGCTGTTGGTTAGCATCACTGTTTTGGGAAGTGCTGGGCCGATCCGTTTCGTTGTTAACGAAGAAGAGCTGGTTTCTTCTGTTATCGATACTGCTTTGAAAGCCTATGCTCGTGAAGGTCGGCGCCCGGTTCTGGGATCCGCTATCAGTGATTTCTTCCTTTATTGCCCCAGTGCTGGATCAGATG CACTGAATCCATGGGAGACAATTGGATCACAAGGGGCAAGGAATTTCATTTTGTGCAGGAAGCCAAGCAATGAGAAAATGGAAGATGATGGAAGATCAGCAAACTCAATTACTGGGAAAGGAAGTGGGAATTGGAAGGCATGGATCAACAAATCACTCAATCTTAAGATTTCTTCCCATTATTAG